GGAATTGAAAAATAGTACGGCGGGTAAGAAGCAACAGCAATCATATCCCTCTCATTGGCGTATTTCACCAGATCAAGGACTTCATTCATGTTAAGAGATCCAACCTGGAATATAACCTTGTTAGTAACGTCTAAAGCTAGGTCGAGCATTTTCTTCTTCTCATCCTTTGATAATGCAGGACCTACTCCAGTAGTTCCGTTAACGAAAATTACGTCAATCCCTTTCTTAAGCAAATTCTCAACGTGAGTCTTTACCTTTTCTCCGTCAATTTCCCCTTTCTCATTAAAAGGAGTTAAGATGGGAACTATAATATCCATCAGTATCCCCTCCAAGTGTTCTTAACTACCCATACTGGTTCTTCTACAACGTCAAGAGGAATAGGTTCAGCTTTTAGCTCCTCAACGAGCTTCTCATTAACGTCAACTCCTATGCCAGGCTTATCTGGAACCTTAACGTAGCCGTCTTCTACTGGAGTTCCGTTATAAACTAAATCCCTCTTCCATTGCGGGAACCAGTCGTAGAAGTTTTCCAAAATTAGAAGGTTAGGAATTACTGCACTAAGTTGAACTGAAACAGCGTTCTGTATTGAACCGAAGGCGTTGTGGAATGCAATTTCAACGTCATTTGCCTCAGCTAATGTAACTACTTTTCTCGCTATAGTAACTCCTCCTATGTTTGTAATATCCGGTTGTAAAACATCAGCTAATCTATTATCAATGTAGAACATTGCCTCCTTAAGGCTTATTAACCTCTCTCCCAAAGCCACGGTAACTTTAGTTGAAGATCTGTACTTTTTATAACCTTCAATGTCCTCGTGGTGTACTGGTTCTTCCATAAAGAGTGGGTTGTATTTTTCCAGGACATGCGCAATTTTTATAGAGGAGTTAGCGTTAAACCTTCCGTGGTGTTCAATCATTATGTAAACTTCATCACCTACTGCTTCTCTAACTGCTTTAACTCTCTCTTCTGCCTCTCTCAATCCTTTTTCATCTATCCAGTCGTAGTATTGACCAAATGGATCAAACTTCAATCCTTTGTAACCCATCTTTACTATTTCTTTAGCTTTTGTAGCAAAATCGTCAGGAGTAACGCAGTCGGAATACCAACCGTTTGCGTAAACTAAAACTTTGTCTCTAAATTTCCCTCCTAAAAGCTTGTAAATAGGTGCACCAAGCTCTTTACCTAAAATATCCCATGAGGCAATGTCTATTGCAGAAGTTGCAGTTGCTGACTCAAAAGACCTAGCTAAATAAAAGTCCTGCCTGTACCACTCGTGGTAATTCTTTTCTACTTCCTCAACTTCCTTACCTATGAAGGCCTTTGAAACTTGTTTTATTGCATTATATACTGAAATTATCCTCAGCGTTGGTACTGCTTCACCGTAACCTACTGCACCGTTGGAAGTAGTTACTTTAACTACTATCATTGTAGAAGCCCATGTAGCTCCTCCCTTTTCCTTAGAAGTTAATACGATAGGTTCTATTTCTTGGATCTTCATATAAAGTAATAGAAGCAAATAATCTTAAACTTTATTCCTTTATTTTAAGTTGTGAAGAGAATTTTTATTACCGGTAGACCGGGAGTAGGGAAAACTACCCTCCTTAAGTTTTTAGTTAATGAATTGGTGAGGAGAGGGTATAAGGTCGTAGGATTTTATTGCCCAGAAGTTAGGGAAGGAGGTAAAAGGGTAGGTTTTAAAATAGTCAGCATTCCTTCAGGAAAAGATGGTTGGTTGGCTAAATTAGGTGAAGGTAAAATAAAGGTAGGAAAATACGCTGTGCAAGAAGAGGCTGAAGAAGTTGTGAAAGAGGTTAAGAACTCTCTTCCAACTGCTCAGGTTATAGCAATTGATGAAATCGGTCCCATGGAGTTATCAATTCCCTCTGTAAGGGATTTTATAAATGAAGTTTTAAAGGCGGAAAAGCCCTTAATTGCTGTAGTACATAGGAGTATTAAGCTTGAAGGAGAGACTTATATCCTAACTGAGGAAAATAGGGATTCATTAAGGGGAGAATTGCTTGAGAAGGTTCTTGGAATGTTGCGTTCTTAATAGATGGTTGTAAGTTATGCCTTTGTACTTTCCTCAATTTCCTTTATTAGGTTAACTATTTCTGCATGGACAAACACTTGCGGGAAGTTACCAGTAAATTCCTTCTTCTCAACATCTACATGCTCTCCTACAAGCTTCAGACTGTCGGAAATCTCCTCTATACTCGAAAGGATCTTCTTTGCCTCCTCAATTTTCCCTAACCTTACGTAAACTCTGGCTAACCAAAGTGTAGTTAAAAGGAACGGATGCTTAGCCTCTCCCATGAAGTCTGTCTTATATCTTTTGACGAAGTTTCCTACCTTAAGTTCCTTTTCAATCTTTGATAATGTATTCAAGAACAGTTCGTCTTTCTCGCTTACAAAACCGTATAGAGGGGCTGAAAGTATGGATGAGTCTATATCCTCACTTCCCGCAAATCTTGCAAAATAGCCATTTGCTACGCAGTTTTCTAAAATCCATTTCCTTAACGACTCTCTACTTTCCTTCCACCTATCTTCCTTGCCTATATATTCCGCAAGCTTCCCTGCTCTGTCCAAAGCGACCCACATCATTATTTTAGAATGAGTATAGTGTTGAGGTTCTCCTCTATCCTCCCATATTCCTGAGTCTTTCATTAGCCAATTTTCGGAAACCCAGTCTGCAATATGTTCAACCTTATCAAACACATCCTTTATTAATACACTATCTCCGGTCTTCTCAAAGTACTTGTAGACTGCATTTAAGAAGAACCCTTCAACGTCGAGTTGTATTTGTTTTGATGCCGCATTTCCTATCCTAACCGGCCTTGAGTTCTTATATCCGGATAACCACATTAATTTAACTTCAGGAGGAGGTATAGTTCCTTCCACCGTGTACAAAGGATAATAGAACGGCTTAGAAGTGAAATTAACTAAGGAGAGGAGAAAATTGATTATTCTCCTAGCTTCTATAATGAACCCTGCATTAATTAAAGCTTCAGCAGTTATTGAAGAATCCCTTACCCAGGCAAAGCGGTAATCCCAGTTTCTCGACCCTCCTACAGCTTCTGGTAAGGAAGTTGTTGGCGCAGCAATTGAAGCTCCGGAAGGGGAATAAATTGACCCTAAGAGTACGTAAACTGAAGATCTGTAAAGGTCTTCAAATGCTTTAGACTTTACTTCAAAGCTTTCCCAATATTTTATAGTATTCTCGAAAGGTTTTTCAAAATCCAGCCTTAGGGACTTTCCTCTTTCGCTGAAAGCTCCGTGTTCTTTGTCTGTTGAATAATTAGCTATTAAGAATCCTTTTCCTTCAGAAAATCTCCAAGTAAACGATCCTTCTCTCTTAACTTTTCCGTCCCATTTATAGAGGAAACCTATGCAGTCCCTTCCCTTGGAGTTAATGAAACTGTCCTTCAATACTATAGGCCTATAAAGAGCATACTTAAAGAAAGGTTTAAAAACTACTTTAAAGGGGATTTCGCTCTCTACTTTCCTTATTATTACAGTTTCTCCTAAAGGCAATAAATCGGTAATTTTAAGCAATCCTTTTTCAGTGCTAACTTCAGTAGTTAGCACTAGGGGGTGTTCATAATATTGTTTAATACCTAGGGAAACTTTCTCCGGGACTATTGAGAACTCTCCTCCATCTTCATCCAAGAGTTTTGTAAATATTGATGGCGAGTCAAACTTAGGTACCGGAAACCAGACTATTGAAGTTCCTTGAATAATTGCGGAAATCCTCTGGTTTGATATAAAACCTAACTGCATACAGTAAATTCTCTCGACAAGATTAATACTTTATTTCCCCATTTTCACTTATGAAAGAGGAAATTGCAAAGAAGATAAAAAACAGAGAACTTCTAGAAGCATTCAAAAAAGTTGATAGGTCATTATTCTTACCAGAGAACTTGAAGGATTATGCTTACACTCACGTTGATGAGGCACTCCCTATTTTGCCCGGAATAAATACTACAGCTTTAAGTTTAGGAATTTACATGCTTGATGAGCTCGACCTTCACAATGAGCAGAAGGTTTTGGAAATAGGTACTGGAATAGGATATTATACTGCATTAATTGCGGAAATTGTTGATAAGATTGTTAGCGTCGAGATAAACGAGAAAATGCATAATTACTCCTCTAAGCTTCTTTCCTCTTACAGTAACGTAAAGCTAGTTCTGGGCGATGGGACTCTAGGTTATGAGGAAGAAAGACCTTATGATAGGGTAATAGTCTGGGCTTCATCTCCCACTCTCCTGTGTAAGCCTTACGAACAACTTAGGGAAGGAGGAATAATGATTTTACCGATAGGAATTAGTAGGGTACAGAAGCTTTACAAGGTAGTTAAGAAAGGAAATAAACCAGTATTTGAAAACCTTGGGGAAGTATTGTTCGGAAGAATTGGAGGGCTTTACGGTTTTTATGACGATTACGACGATATAGAGGATAGGTTAAGTAGGTTGGAGAGGCAGATAAGGTCTATCTTTAGTAAGTTAGAGAAGAAAGTTTAAGGGTAATTCAGATTTTCTTTATGAATTCGCTTTGTTTCTATAATTTAAGAGAAAATATTACGATCATATTCGTCAAACGCTGTATGATAATTTAATTGAAAATCTCTTTCTCTCTTATTATAATACACAATGGGTCAGTGAATCGCCTAAGTTTAGCAATCCCAGTAAGCTTTAGCCCTTTCCCTTAATTTATACGCAATTTCTAGGATTTTTCTGTACTCTTTATTTTCCATTATCTTCTTGATAAAAATTGGGTTAACCGTGGCGTACTCGTGTACAATTATGTTCCTAAATCTCACTACTGAAATTAGGAAGTCCCTTTCCTCAGCTGTCAGCAAGTTATTCTCGAAAAGTTTTCTAATTGACTCTCTATATCCTTGAGTTGAAACTCCCATGTTAGATAAAAGGGTTTGAGCTAAGTCGATGAAAGCTCTAGCTTGGACTTGAAGTAAATGTAACACTGCAAATAGGTTAAACCGGTTATCTAAATCTACATTGTTTGCTTCGTCAAGTTTATCAGTATAATCTTTAAGGTTCTCAAGTAGTCTGTCTAAGATTGCCATTTCTTCATCACTGCCCTCACTTCCCTCCCTACTAAATCAAGTTTCTTAGCATCTATTAAAAAGTCCTCACAAACTACAGCCCTCCTGTGTGCAATAGACCAGGCTTCTTTATAAAGAATTAATCCGTAGTTAAACACTTCATGAATCAGGTAGCAGTCGGTGTCGTCGTTTATCATAACTAAGTCAATCTTTTCAGTATCTAAGTAATCAGAGAGATCTTTCCACAATTTCATGTAGTCTTCAAGGCTTACGTCCTTCTTTTTAAATTCTACTGCAATATCAACGTCGTTACCTTCACCTTTCTTAGCCAGTGAACCGAATAGAACTACGTAATATAAGTTATAGTCCTTCCAGTTAAAGGACTTAAGTTTCTCTAAGTAATCTTTAAGGTTCACACATTATATGAGAAAAAGGAAGTAAAAAGCTGATTTAGTATTTAGTCAGAAGTATGGTGCCGAATTATTAGTTAACCTTAAATTAACTTCTTTAACATTGTTAACTATGAACCAGAAAATTATACTTTTAGTATTATCATTAGGAACTTTAATGGCAGCAGTAGATACAACAATTGTACTTTTAGCTTTACCTACAATAACGCTCTGCCTTCATACGAACCTATTCTCATCAATATGGGTATTATTGGCTTACTTAATAGTCTTGGCAGTTCTATCTACACAAGCTGGGAGGATAGGAGATTTAATAGGCAGAGGAAAGATATACAATGCAGGATTTATACTGTTTACAACAGCCTCAGCATTAGCAGGTATTTCTCCTAACGTGTGTTTGCTAATTTCCTTCAGAGTAATTCAAGCAATTGGAGGAGCTCTACTTACTGCAAACTCATACGCAATAATTGCTGACGTCTTTCCTCCTAATGCTAGAGGGAAAGCTTACGGAATAACCTCCTTAGGTTGGAACGTTGGCGCATTACTTGGTATAGTGCTTGGAGGAGTGCTTACTACCTTCTTGGGTTGGAGGTTCATATTCTACATTAACGTACCTATAGGCATAGCGTCAGTAATTCTTGGCTTGAGAGAAATAAGGGACTCCCGTGTTATAAAGAATAAGCTTGACCTGACAGGTTCTGCAATTTTAGGTGTATCATTAGCTTTAATCTCAGTAGGTGCAATGATGATAGCAGGAGTAGGAGTTAACTCTACTGACATTGAAGAAATAATTGCTGGGATAGCTCTATTACCTCTCTTCGTATTTAATGAAAGCAGAGTTCATTCTCCAATAATTAACCTTAAGGTGTTTAGAATAAGGCTTCTGTCTTTCTCTTTGCTAGCAAGTTTATTCCAAGGAATAGGTGCACTGTCAATAACCTTTTTGCTCATAATGTACTTACAAGGAGTTAGAGGATTGACTCCATTACAGTCATCTCTTCTTTTAACTCCAGGCTACGTTGTCGCAAGCGTGCTAGCTCCTTTCATGGGAAGAGTAGCTGACAGAGGAAAGCCCGGATTACTAGCAGGGATAGGATTAATATTCATCTTTGCTTCTCTCATGATCTATTACTTTGATTTAACACCTATAACTCCTTATTGCATAATTCTAGGAATAACTGCAGTGACTGGAATAGGCTCTGCAATGTTCTGGCCTTCTAATGCTACTGCTGTAATGTTCTCTGCTCCTAAAGAGTACTACGGTTCTATATCTGGAATTTCAAGGACTTTAGGCAGTATAGGTACTGCGTTGAGTTATGTTATGACAATTACCGTAGCAACTTTGGTAATACCCAGGCAAGTTGCCTTTGAAATATTTCTAGGAACTAACGTTCTTGATGGTAACGTTAGTAATGCATTTGTTAATGGTCTGCATTTTGCTTTTCTCGTTTCTGCAATAATAATAGTTATAGCTACACTATTCTCAATACTCGGAGGATCTACTAACGTTAAAAGGTCTTATTAAATTTTTAATTTAATATTTTTAGATCATATTAATAATTTCTTTAAGAGCTAAATAAGTTCTACTCATTTTCTAAGGCTAATTGAAAGTTATGTAAACATTTCTAGAAGTATATATTCACCATTATAATGTAAAATTTTACTTAACATACTTATACTGCTCATATTTCCAAGAAAGGTTTAAGTAAAACGAAATACATAATGATAAAGAGTGTTTTTTATGACGGAAGAAAAAAGGATACATTCTAACGTACCTTTTAGGCTCTACAGATTACCTTGGTCTCCTTGGCACGTATTAGTTGTAATAGCATTAGGAATAACCTGGATTTTAGATGGTCTTGAAGTAACTATAGTAGGAGTTATTGGTGACGTTTTAGTGAAGCCTTGTACATTACACCTCACAGATTTCGATGTAGGATTTTTAGGTACAGCTTATCTAATAGGAGCAGTTGTAGGAGCTTCTCCTACTTAACAGATAGGTTCGGAAGGAAAAGACTATTCATGGTGACCTTAGGAACGTATATTGCAGGTACTGTAGCCTCAGCTTTCTCTTGGAATTTCTTATCAATTGCATTATTTAGGACTATAACTGGTTTAGGAGTAGGAGGAGAGTATTCTGCAATAAATTCTGCAATTGATGAATTAATACCTGCAAGAGTTAGGGCTGAATCCTTTTTTATGTTGATAGAAATCTTTTTATGTTCATTTATTTCTAACTAAATTCGTGGAGAGGCTGTTAAGACCTAAGGAGGCTTGCCAACTGTTAGGAATTTCATACTCAACACTCTTGAGGTGGATTAGGGAAGGCAAGATTAGGGCAGTAATGACTGAAGGTGGGAAGTATAGGATACCCTACAACGAGGTAAAGAAGTACTTGGAGAGGAGGGAGGAGAGTAGGGCAGTAATTTACGCTAGGGTATCATCGACTGACCAAAAGGAGGATTTGGAGAGACAAATAAACTACTTAACAAATTACGCGACAGCGAAGGGTTACAAAGTAGTTGAAGCGTTAAAAGACGTTGCTAGTGGGTTAAATACGCAGAGGAAGGGACTGCTAAAGCTGTTCAAACTAGTCGAGAGCAGAAGTATAGACATCGTGTTAATAACATACAAGGACAGACTGACCAAGTTCAGCTTTGAATACTTGGAGGAGTTCTTCTCAGCAATGGGAGTCAGGATAGAGGTAGTTTTTGGCGAAGAGCCTAAGGACACACGAGAACTCGTAGAAGACCTGATCTCCATCATAACCTCATTTGCTGGAAAAATTTATGGAATGAGGAGCCACAAGAAGACGTTGTTCGTACAGGGCGTAAAAAAATTGATTGGTGAGTTAAATGGAGAGGACAGTAAAGCTGAGGGTTAAAGTGGACTACGAGACCTACAAGAAGCTGAAAGAGGTAGAGGAGGAGTATAAGGAGGTTCTAGAAGAGGCAGTAAATTATGGGCATACAAACAAAACTACCTCCTTCACTAGGATAAAGGCTGGGATTTATAGGACTGAGAGGGAGAAACACGTGGATTTACCGTCACACTATATTTACACGGCTTGTGAGGACGCCAGTGAAAGGTTGGGCAGTTTTGAGAAAATGAAGAAGAGAAGCAGGGCTTATACTAACAGACCGTCGATAAGGAGAGTGACAGTACACTTAGATGACCACTTGTGGAAGTTCAGCCTTAATAAAGTCTCGATAGCTACAAAACATGGTAAGGTTTCTCTATCTCCACTCTTCCCTAAAATATTCTGGAGGTACTACAATAGCAGTTGGAGGGTTGCAAGTGAGGCTAGGTTTAAGTTATTAAAGGGTAATGTTGTGGAACTCTACATGATCTTTAAGAAGGACGAGCAAAAAACTTACACTCCCCAAGGCATTATCCCAGTAGACTTAAATGAAAACGCTATATCACTCCTAGTTCACGGGAAACCAGTACTTTTAGAGACTATGACGAAGAAGACCACTCTCGGTTATGAGTACAAGAGGAGGAAAATTACTACTGGTAACTCTACTAAGGATAGGGATACGAAGAGGAAGTTAAGGAAATTGAGGGAGAGGGATAAGAAGGTAGACGTTAGGAGGAAGTTTGCTAAGCTAATCGTTAAGGAAGCGTTGGAAAGTAGGAGTGCCATAGTCTTGGAGGACTTACCAAGAAATACTCCAGAGCATATGATTAAGGACGTGAGGGATCCTCAACTTAGGTTGAGGATTTATCGTTCTGCATTTTCTTCTGTAAAGGGGCAGATTATAGAGAAAGCTAGGGAGTTCGGTGTTCCAGTGATTTTGGTCAACCCAGCATATACTTCTTCCACATGCCCAGTACATGGCTGTAAGGTTCTCTACCCGCCCAATGGGAGCCCTGCTCTAAGGGTGGGTAGGTGTGAGAAAGGGGGAGAACTGTGGCACAGGGACGTAGTAGCTCTGTATAACCTCTTGAGGAGGGCTGGACATGTGAGCCTAATGCCGTTAGGCTCGAAGGAGTCCCATGACCCACCTACCGTAAAATTGGGTAGGTGGTTGAGGGCTAAGTCCCTACACCAGATTGAAGATAAAATGATTGAAATGAGAGTGTAGAGACAGACGGGAATAGAAATGCTCTACGGAGTTAACGCGGAAAAGAAAAGCCTTGAGGAAGTTGCAAAACCGTTAACAGAAGTTGAGGAAGTAGGAGAATAAAAACGATTAAATTCTTTTTTTAACTCCTTCTCTTTAATACTAAACCGAAATGATAAGGTCCGACTTCAAATTCTTTTTCTAAGTAAAAATCAGAGAATACTCTCAAGTAGTCCTCTTTACTCATCCTTATATTTTTAGGTGGTCCTAAGCTAGCATCCTTCTTCCAGTCCACAATGATTACTTCACCTTCAGGCTTAAGTATCCTTTTAACTTCTTCGTAGACCTTAGTCTTGTCTCTCATATCGTGAAAAGAATTTGCAAAGAGCACTATATCTACCGATGAAGTAGGTATAGAAGTTTTGCAGGCATCTTCATTGAGGAAAATTGCATCCCTTGTAAGACTTTTAGCAACTTCAAGTAATTCCTTGTTTTTATCAACACAGTAAACCTTCTCAGCATACTTAATCAAGTATTGGCAATAGTATCCTGGACCGCAACCTAACTCAGCTACGACACCGTGGATAAGTGAAGGGAGGAATTTTTCTGGGTCTTCGAACTTTTTCCTATCTTTACTTAGCAAGTGGGTAACAAATTTATCCATAAAATATATTGTCTTCTAAATTTAAAAACGTTAACTTAATTTACCGTGTGGGTTTAAAGTTTTACCTTTTTCTATTACATTAATTTGAACATGAACCTCATGAAGTAGTAAACCTATTATTAAAGAAAGTGCACCAAGCATTAGGCTATCTTTACCAAGCGAAGCTATTACTACTAAGGACAGCACTATGGACAATATCTGGAGTAAAGGATATGCAGGAGATGAGAACTTTCCGGTAATTCCCCTCCTTCTAGATATGATTACCGCAGCGGCAGTAGTGACGTAAGAGAAAACTGTACCGAAATTAGAAACTAAGCCTATCAATTCAACGTTTCCAAGTCCCAGAGAGGCAACCATTATTCCCAATACTACTACTGCGGAAGGCAAATTCTTAGAGAATCTTCTGGGTATTAAATCATCGTCAGCCATTTGTTTTAAAGTCCTTACAGTAGCGATTATAGTTGAAAGCGTAACTGTAACTGTCGCAAATACTGCAGTTGACGATACTAGGATTATGACGTAATAAGGTGCGTGAATTTCCTGTAAAGCGAAGGATAAAGGATTTCCTTGAGTACCGTAAATTTGCCATGGTAGGATGTAAAGCATTGAGAAAACTACTAGGATGTAAAGTACGGAAGTAATGATCAGCGAGAGTATTATTGCCTTAGGCACTTTTCTCTCTCCGTCTTCAACGTCAGGAGTTAAAGTAGCTATAGTATTAAACCCAGAATAAGCAAAAAAAGCTAAGGAAGCTCCGGAAAGTATTCCTTGAGTTCCGTGAGGAGCTATAGGAGTAAAGTGAGAAGGGAGGAATTTTCCTACTATGATTGCGAACGAGATGAAGGAAACTAAACCTATTATATTTATTATAACTAACACGGTCTCTATTTCTGAAGCAAGCTTTAATCCAGCAAGGTAAATTAATCCTAGAATAATTATCAAAAGTCCAGCAATTAAATAATCTAAAGAAGGAAAAGGTAAGTAACTTGCGAAGCCTAAAGCTGTTGCAGCGCCAGAGACTGAATAAGATATCATCCTCATCCAGCCAACTAAAAATCCTACAGTATCTCCCATAGTCAGCTTAGCAAAGGAATAAACTCCCCCCTCTGTCTTGGGGAATTTAGATGCAAGTTCTGCACTGTTTAAGCCAATGCTCATTGCCAGTAATCCAGTGATAATGAAAGACAGGAGAGCTCCTGGACCAGCTAAATAAATTATGCTTCCTGCCATTACGAAAATTCCTGCACCTATAATGTTACCTAAGCCTACTGCAGTCGCTTCAAGTAAGTTTAGTTTCACAGAAAGAGAAAAAGGCTTCAGCTTTTAAAAAATTAGAGGAAATTAACACTGTTAATTTCCACTTTTAGTAAATGAAGTGAGTATCATTTTTAAAGATCTAAGTAGAATATAATGTATGGAGAAAACTCAAGAGTTATTCATTAATGGGGAATGGGTAAAACCTTCTTCTGAAGAATACTTAAATAAGTATAATCCCTCAACAGGAGAGCTCTACGGAAAATTTGCTGCCGCATCAAAGGAGGACGTAGATAGAGCAGTTGATGCAGCTTACGACGCTCAGAAAAAATGGGAAAAATTAACTTCAGTTGAAAGGAGCAAGTACATATACAAACTAATAGATTTGATAAGACAAGACAGAGAAAGCTTAGAAAACTTGTTGATGGATGAAGTAGGAAAGCCGAGAAAAGAAGCAGCACAAGAGGTAGACGGTGTTTTAGACCAGTTACAGTATTACGCAGAATTTGCAAGGAAAATTACAGGCGACGTGATTGAAGGAACAAAGCCGGATAGAGTAATATTCCAGTATAAGATTCCTTACGGAGTAGTCTTAGCAATAACTCCGTGGAATTTCCCTGCAGCCATGGTAGCTAGGAAAATAGGTCCAGCATTAATAACCGGTAACACCGTAATTGTAAAGCCAAGTTCAGATACTCCTTTCGTTGCAGGCTATATAGTTGAGAAGGTAAGACAAGCAGGATTTCCTCCAGGAACTGTCAATTTAATCACCGGTAAAGGAAGCGTTATAGGAGATTACATGACTTCACATAAAAAGATCTCTGTAATTACTTTGACTGGAGAATCCAAGACTGGCGTTCAAGTCATGAAATCATCATCGTCAATTATGGCTAAGCTTATCTTAGAATTGGGAGGTAAAGCTCCATTCATTGTATGGAAAGATGCTGACTTAGAATTGGCAGCAAAAGTGTTAATGTGGGCTAAGTATTGGAATGCAGGACAATCTTGCATTGCCGCAGAGAGACTTTACGTTCACGAGGACGTTTATGATAAGTTCCTTAATTTATTTATAGAGAAAACAAAGACATTGAAGATAGGAGAACCGAGAACAAGTGACATGGGGCCTCTAATAAATAACCAACAGTTAAAGAAAGTGTCCGGATTTGTAGATGAGGCAATAAACCAAGGTGCAAAGGTAATATACGGAGGAGGAAAGCCTCAATTACCCGATATGTATTCAAAAGGATTCTTCTACATGCCAACAATACTTACAGACGTTAAACAGAACATGGAAATATTCAGAGAAGAAGTATTCGGTCCAGTTATCGGAGCAATGAAAGTAGGAGATGACTTCGACGAAGTTATAGAGCTTGCAAACGATTCAGATTACGGTTTAGCTTCCTACTTGTTTACAAAGGACGTTAGCTTAGTGATGAAAGCTGCCAGGGAAATAAAGTTCGGAGAGCTTTACGTTAATATGCCTGGACCAGAAGCATCACAGGGCTACCATACAGGGTTCAGGATGTCAGGACAAGCAGGAGAGAACTCAAAATACGGAATAGAGGAATACGTTAAAGTAAAGAACGTATACATAGACTACAGTAAAGATCCTACTGCAGGAGAAGTAATTCCACCGTATACAGATTAAAAAGAAATTTTTTCTTTATTTGTAATAAAGTGAGAAAAATTTTTATTCTGGAGGTATTTCTTTAAACGCCGTAGAAACGTCTATTCCTTCTTTCTTATGTTTATACCACGACGCGAAGTAAACTGCTATTGCAAAGACATAAGCAGACACTACGAAAGTTAAAGTTATCATATTAACTCCACTAGGCGTCATGAAGCCGAATATTGGGTCAGTAGCTGCCTCATAAGCTAGGTACCCTAAGTATCCTGCTGCAATTATTCCTGCAATCTGCAGGATTCTTTCCTTATTCTTAAAACCGTAAATTGCTCCAGCCGATACTCCAAAGAGTAAGTAAACAGCACCTAAGATCGTAGTCCCATAAAGTGAAGATGCAGCAGATACTGACAGAACAGGGACTGTAAGTAGGACTAAAGTTATTGTAAGGTCTAGAAGGTGGGCGTAGATAGGTGAGCCGTACTTATTAACCTCTGAAAACTTTTCCGGAAGTACTCTATCGAAGGATAATGCGAAAACATATCTTGAGAACATTACTACTCCGTAAGATAGTGTGTAGAAGTTCCATAGTATTACGCCTAAGCCTATTATCCA
This genomic interval from Acidianus sp. HS-5 contains the following:
- a CDS encoding mandelate racemase/muconate lactonizing enzyme family protein codes for the protein MKIQEIEPIVLTSKEKGGATWASTMIVVKVTTSNGAVGYGEAVPTLRIISVYNAIKQVSKAFIGKEVEEVEKNYHEWYRQDFYLARSFESATATSAIDIASWDILGKELGAPIYKLLGGKFRDKVLVYANGWYSDCVTPDDFATKAKEIVKMGYKGLKFDPFGQYYDWIDEKGLREAEERVKAVREAVGDEVYIMIEHHGRFNANSSIKIAHVLEKYNPLFMEEPVHHEDIEGYKKYRSSTKVTVALGERLISLKEAMFYIDNRLADVLQPDITNIGGVTIARKVVTLAEANDVEIAFHNAFGSIQNAVSVQLSAVIPNLLILENFYDWFPQWKRDLVYNGTPVEDGYVKVPDKPGIGVDVNEKLVEELKAEPIPLDVVEEPVWVVKNTWRGY
- a CDS encoding NTPase yields the protein MKRIFITGRPGVGKTTLLKFLVNELVRRGYKVVGFYCPEVREGGKRVGFKIVSIPSGKDGWLAKLGEGKIKVGKYAVQEEAEEVVKEVKNSLPTAQVIAIDEIGPMELSIPSVRDFINEVLKAEKPLIAVVHRSIKLEGETYILTEENRDSLRGELLEKVLGMLRS
- the treH1 gene encoding alpha,alpha-trehalase TreH1 — its product is MQLGFISNQRISAIIQGTSIVWFPVPKFDSPSIFTKLLDEDGGEFSIVPEKVSLGIKQYYEHPLVLTTEVSTEKGLLKITDLLPLGETVIIRKVESEIPFKVVFKPFFKYALYRPIVLKDSFINSKGRDCIGFLYKWDGKVKREGSFTWRFSEGKGFLIANYSTDKEHGAFSERGKSLRLDFEKPFENTIKYWESFEVKSKAFEDLYRSSVYVLLGSIYSPSGASIAAPTTSLPEAVGGSRNWDYRFAWVRDSSITAEALINAGFIIEARRIINFLLSLVNFTSKPFYYPLYTVEGTIPPPEVKLMWLSGYKNSRPVRIGNAASKQIQLDVEGFFLNAVYKYFEKTGDSVLIKDVFDKVEHIADWVSENWLMKDSGIWEDRGEPQHYTHSKIMMWVALDRAGKLAEYIGKEDRWKESRESLRKWILENCVANGYFARFAGSEDIDSSILSAPLYGFVSEKDELFLNTLSKIEKELKVGNFVKRYKTDFMGEAKHPFLLTTLWLARVYVRLGKIEEAKKILSSIEEISDSLKLVGEHVDVEKKEFTGNFPQVFVHAEIVNLIKEIEESTKA
- a CDS encoding protein-L-isoaspartate O-methyltransferase produces the protein MKEEIAKKIKNRELLEAFKKVDRSLFLPENLKDYAYTHVDEALPILPGINTTALSLGIYMLDELDLHNEQKVLEIGTGIGYYTALIAEIVDKIVSVEINEKMHNYSSKLLSSYSNVKLVLGDGTLGYEEERPYDRVIVWASSPTLLCKPYEQLREGGIMILPIGISRVQKLYKVVKKGNKPVFENLGEVLFGRIGGLYGFYDDYDDIEDRLSRLERQIRSIFSKLEKKV
- a CDS encoding HepT-like ribonuclease domain-containing protein; translation: MAILDRLLENLKDYTDKLDEANNVDLDNRFNLFAVLHLLQVQARAFIDLAQTLLSNMGVSTQGYRESIRKLFENNLLTAEERDFLISVVRFRNIIVHEYATVNPIFIKKIMENKEYRKILEIAYKLRERAKAYWDC
- a CDS encoding nucleotidyltransferase domain-containing protein — its product is MNLKDYLEKLKSFNWKDYNLYYVVLFGSLAKKGEGNDVDIAVEFKKKDVSLEDYMKLWKDLSDYLDTEKIDLVMINDDTDCYLIHEVFNYGLILYKEAWSIAHRRAVVCEDFLIDAKKLDLVGREVRAVMKKWQS